GGGGGAGCGGTGGCTCCCCCGCCCTCCCCTCAAACTCCCCTCCCAACCCCCTTTATGGGATTGGGGGAGGGGGCGTGGGGGAGGGGGTAAGGGCCCGCGGCCCTTAGCCCCCTCCCCCACCAACCACCCCCGACAGCAGCCGCGGGCCGCGGCGGTCCCGGGTGTCGATGGTGGCGTAGCAGGACATGCCCAGACGCAGGGGCTGATTCTCGGGAAAGGGGGGCATCAGGCGGATCTTCACCGGGATGCGCTGCACCACCTTGACCCAGTTGCCGGTGGCGTTCTCCGGAGGGAGCAGGGCGAAGGCGGCGCCGGTGCCCGACATGATGGAATCCACCACCCCCTTGAATTTCGTCCCCGGGTAGGCGTCCACCGTGATCTCGGCCTGTTGGCCGATGCAGACGTTGGTGAGCTGGGTCTCCTTGTAATTGGCCTCGATCCACACCTCGGTGTAATCCACCGGCACCACCATCATCAGGGGCTGGCCGGGCTGGACCCAGTTTCCCGGCTTCACCTGGCGGCGGGTAACGTAGCCGTTCACCCCGGCCTTCACCTGGGTGTAGGAGAGGCGCAGGCGGGCCTCCTCGAGGCGGGCTTTGGCCTCCTTGATGGCGGGCTGCTCCTCCAGGGGGATATCGGTGGAGCCGCCGATGGCCGCCAGGGCCTGGCGTTCCTCGGCCTGGGCCTCGGTGAGCTCGCCCTGGGCCACCTTCACCCGGGTGTTCATCTGGTCCAGGGTCTGGCGAGGCACGGTGCGCCGCTCATAGAGCTGGCTGTAGCGGCGCTGGTCAGTGAGGGCCTGGTTGAGGTGGGCCCGGGCCTGGATGATCTTGCCCCGGGCGGCGGCCACCCGGGCGTACTGGGCCGCCAGGTCCTGGCGCAGGCGCTTGAGGGTGGCCTCGGCCTGGGCCACCGCCACCTCGAAGTCCTGGGGCTCCAGGGTGAGGAGTATTTGTCCGGCGGTGACGGGT
This Desulfobaccales bacterium DNA region includes the following protein-coding sequences:
- a CDS encoding HlyD family secretion protein, which translates into the protein MARKALLRFILPLLLLLMVAAGVGYWYYLRIFVSTDNAYVSGHVGVVSARVPGRVAKVLVDNNQPVTAGQILLTLEPQDFEVAVAQAEATLKRLRQDLAAQYARVAAARGKIIQARAHLNQALTDQRRYSQLYERRTVPRQTLDQMNTRVKVAQGELTEAQAEERQALAAIGGSTDIPLEEQPAIKEAKARLEEARLRLSYTQVKAGVNGYVTRRQVKPGNWVQPGQPLMMVVPVDYTEVWIEANYKETQLTNVCIGQQAEITVDAYPGTKFKGVVDSIMSGTGAAFALLPPENATGNWVKVVQRIPVKIRLMPPFPENQPLRLGMSCYATIDTRDRRGPRLLSGVVGGGGG